The halophilic archaeon DL31 nucleotide sequence CGTCTTTGATCCGCTGATCGAACGTACGGCCGTCCCGGTCGTCGAGACAGGCGTTTCGGAGGCGGAGATGATCAAGTACGCGAACAACGCCTTTCTCGCGACGAAGATTTCGCTCATCAACGAACTCGGGAACATCTGCAAGGAGTACGGCGTTGACGCATACGAGGTGGCCGACGCGATCGGCCTCGACGACCGCATCGGCGATCGGTTCCTCCGGAGCGGCGTCGGTTGGGGCGGGAGCTGCTTCCCCAAGGACGTGGCCGCGATCATTGCCGCGGCCAAGGCCAAGGGGTACGAGCCGACCCTGCTCGAGGCCGCCGTCGAGGTCAACGACAAACAGCCCCAGCGTCTCCTCGACCTCTTGGACACCCACGTCGACGTGACCGGCGAGCGCGTGGCCGTGCTCGGGCTCGCGTTCAAACCTGGGACAGACGACGTGCGCAACTCCCGGGCGATTGACGTGATCGAGGGCCTACGTGCGCGGGGTGTGGATGTCGTGGCCTACGACCCCGTGGCGACCGAGAATATGCGCGAGCGCTTCCCTGACATCACCTACGCTTCGTCGGCGGCCGAAGCGCTCGAAGGTGCTGTCGGGGCGCTCGTCGTAACCGATTGGGACGAGTTCAGCGCCCTCGATACGGAGTTCGATACCATGCAAACGCCTGTTGTCGTGGATGGCCGTCGGATCATCGAACGGCGCGAGGGCATTACCTACGAGGGAGTAACGTGGTAAGAATCGGACAAGTGTGAACCCAACACCGTCGACAGTCGGATAGGGCTGGCCCGGAGTGAACCCGCTGGCTCTGTTTGCGGCTCCAAACCAGATCGCGTTTCGAGTACCGTCCTTGAGACGTGGGGCCTGTCTCGTAACCCGAGCGATACTGCAGTAAGTGGCATATACCTGAATAGGTCGGGATCATCTACTATGTAGCCACCAGCATGCTGTTAATTGACTTAAATTTACAGATGATCTTCTCTCACATTCGCCGGCGCAGTAC carries:
- a CDS encoding nucleotide sugar dehydrogenase (TIGRFAM: Nucleotide sugar dehydrogenase~KEGG: hsl:OE1077R UDP-glucose 6-dehydrogenase~PFAM: UDP-glucose/GDP-mannose dehydrogenase, N-terminal; UDP-glucose/GDP-mannose dehydrogenase, dimerisation; UDP-glucose/GDP-mannose dehydrogenase, C-terminal) produces the protein MDVSIIGSGYVGTTVAACFADLGHDVVNVDIDPAIVDAINAGQSPIHEPGLDDLLATYGGAELTATTDYADVRATDITFLALPTPSRPDGSIDTSIIEAAAETLGETLADTQGSHVVVTKSTVTPTTTAETLAPILANASGKTLGKNLHVGMNPEFLREGTAVEDFQHPDKLVFGTRDDTTLEALYAVFDPLIERTAVPVVETGVSEAEMIKYANNAFLATKISLINELGNICKEYGVDAYEVADAIGLDDRIGDRFLRSGVGWGGSCFPKDVAAIIAAAKAKGYEPTLLEAAVEVNDKQPQRLLDLLDTHVDVTGERVAVLGLAFKPGTDDVRNSRAIDVIEGLRARGVDVVAYDPVATENMRERFPDITYASSAAEALEGAVGALVVTDWDEFSALDTEFDTMQTPVVVDGRRIIERREGITYEGVTW